One window from the genome of Immundisolibacter sp. encodes:
- a CDS encoding RHS repeat-associated core domain-containing protein, protein MSAVEQGATTLASYRYGADGLRSHKVVGGTVTVYLYDLRGNLIGEAAGDGSPLRDYLWHDDVPVAQIDQQAGEILSCLHADHLQTARLATDQSQAIVWRWEGSAFGDTPPEELSTITVNLRFPGQYYDQETGLHYNWNRYYDPATGRYTTSDPIGLDGGLNTYLYAGANPLRYTDPTGESAVVGALPIAGGFAAADGPFPFGDVVAGLIITGAVIYDMCSDDDEDDGCEALYQSTLRTCASLTGRTRFACSRLQELTESSATKKEGNRSIEVQDGQLYCGKASPIL, encoded by the coding sequence TTGAGCGCCGTCGAGCAGGGCGCCACCACCCTGGCCAGCTACCGCTACGGCGCCGACGGCCTGCGCAGCCACAAGGTGGTGGGTGGCACGGTCACCGTGTACCTGTACGACCTGCGCGGCAACCTGATTGGCGAGGCGGCGGGCGACGGCAGCCCGCTGCGGGACTACCTGTGGCACGATGACGTCCCAGTGGCACAGATCGACCAGCAGGCCGGCGAGATCCTCAGCTGCCTGCACGCCGACCACCTGCAAACCGCCCGCCTGGCGACCGATCAAAGCCAGGCCATTGTCTGGCGCTGGGAGGGCAGTGCCTTTGGCGACACGCCACCGGAAGAACTGTCCACCATCACCGTGAACCTGCGCTTCCCGGGGCAGTATTATGATCAAGAGACCGGGCTGCACTACAACTGGAACCGGTACTATGATCCGGCCACGGGGCGGTATACAACATCAGACCCAATCGGTCTCGACGGTGGACTCAACACCTATCTCTACGCGGGAGCCAATCCCTTGCGGTATACCGATCCAACAGGTGAAAGCGCGGTAGTAGGGGCGCTTCCGATTGCGGGCGGATTTGCGGCGGCGGATGGTCCTTTCCCGTTCGGTGATGTTGTCGCTGGGTTAATTATCACGGGTGCTGTGATTTACGATATGTGCTCGGATGATGACGAAGACGATGGTTGCGAAGCGCTGTATCAGAGCACCCTTAGAACATGTGCGTCCCTGACAGGACGTACACGGTTCGCTTGTTCGAGGCTGCAAGAATTAACAGAGAGCAGTGCTACCAAGAAAGAGGGAAATAGATCTATTGAGGTTCAAGATGGCCAATTATATTGCGGAAAGGCATCTCCTATTCTCTGA
- a CDS encoding helix-turn-helix domain-containing protein yields MAELRKARGITKIQMADTLGVSQQTAVSYAVGRRRNPVSALPIWAALLATSIDELRLDEDGRATGGKRGPTPKPQPQMERVSLLPRAKQKFVIEMIDTVIQQAS; encoded by the coding sequence GTGGCCGAACTGCGCAAGGCGCGGGGGATCACCAAAATTCAGATGGCGGACACCCTGGGCGTCTCCCAGCAAACGGCCGTTTCCTACGCGGTGGGTCGGCGGCGTAATCCGGTGTCGGCGCTACCGATTTGGGCCGCGCTGCTGGCCACGTCCATCGATGAACTGCGACTGGACGAGGACGGCAGAGCAACCGGCGGCAAGCGCGGCCCCACGCCCAAACCGCAGCCGCAAATGGAGCGCGTTAGCCTCTTGCCGCGCGCCAAGCAAAAGTTTGTGATCGAGATGATCGATACAGTGATTCAACAAGCTTCGTGA
- a CDS encoding type II toxin-antitoxin system RelE/ParE family toxin: MRVEWSNLARDDLDELVRYISRDSAFYARRFGEKAVLATRRLRDFPESGRMIPEAEDKALREIIVKGYRVMYRLEPERVLILAVMHGRRDVAGQEKKPWDDG, translated from the coding sequence ATGCGCGTTGAATGGTCGAATCTGGCGCGCGATGATCTCGATGAGTTGGTGCGCTACATCAGCCGCGATTCGGCGTTTTATGCCCGGCGCTTCGGCGAGAAGGCGGTGCTCGCCACGCGGCGACTGAGGGACTTTCCGGAAAGCGGCCGGATGATCCCGGAGGCCGAGGATAAAGCGCTGCGGGAAATTATCGTGAAAGGCTATCGCGTGATGTATCGCCTGGAACCCGAGCGCGTGCTCATTCTCGCCGTCATGCACGGCCGCCGCGATGTCGCCGGGCAGGAGAAAAAACCGTGGGATGATGGTTGA